The proteins below are encoded in one region of Rhododendron vialii isolate Sample 1 chromosome 7a, ASM3025357v1:
- the LOC131334269 gene encoding beta-glucosidase 12-like isoform X2, protein MKFMGMDAFRFSISWARILPRGKLSGRVNKEGVAFYNNLINELISNGLKPFITLFHWDLPQALEDEYGGFLSPRIVADFADFAELCYKEFGDRVKHWITLNEPWTFVYLGYDLGSLAPGRCSAWMNNDCPAGDSATEPYIVGHHMLLSHGAAAKVYKEKFQVSQKGQIGITLICQWVLPYSNSKLNDKAAQRALDFTYGWFMTPLTYGEYPETMRSIVGKRLPEFTPEQVTLVKGSCDFIGLNYYTGFYAINVPVANTVNVSYGNDMLAILTSERNGKLIGNPTGVSTFYIFPKGLQDLLIYTKEKYNDPLIYITENGMGDANNVTTKEGVKDYLRIYFYRRHLGAVQNAIKAGVKAKGFFAWAFIDNFEWGSGYTIRYGLGYVDYRDGLKRYPKRSAFWFKKFNLK, encoded by the exons ATGAAGTTTATGGGAATGGATGCTTTCAGATTCTCAATCTCATGGGCAAGAATTCTACCTC GTGGGAAGTTAAGCGGAAGAGTGAACAAGGAAGGGGTTGCCTTCTACAACAATCTCATCAATGAACTCATATCAAATG GTTTGAAACCCTTCATCACATTGTTTCATTGGGATCTTCCCCAAGCCCTTGAAGATGAGTATGGTGGCTTCTTGAGCCCTCGCATTGT GGCCGATTTTGCGGATTTTGCAGAGCTTTGCTACAAAGAATTTGGGGATAGGGTAAAGCATTGGATCACGTTGAATGAGCCATGGACATTCGTTTATCTAGGCTATGACCTTGGGTCCCTCGCACCGGGTCGTTGCTCGGCCTGGATGAACAATGATTGCCCCGCCGGAGATTCGGCCACTGAACCTTATATAGTGGGCCACCACATGCTTCTCTCTCACGGAGCTGCAGCTAAAGTTTACAAAGAGAAATTTCAG GTATCTCAAAAGGGCCAGATTGGGATTACACTTATATGTCAATGGGTTCTTCCATACTCCAATTCAAAACTTAATGACAAAGCAGCTCAGCGGGCCCTCGATTTCACATATGGATG GTTTATGACCCCATTAACCTACGGTGAATACCCAGAAACTATGCGTTCGATTGTCGGAAAAAGGTTACCAGAATTTACTCCTGAGCAAGTTACACTGGTGAAGGGTTCCTGCGATTTCATCGGATTAAATTACTACACCGGATTTTATGCAATTAATGTTCCTGTTGCTAATACAGTCAATGTTAGCTACGGAAATGATATGCTCGCTATTCTTACAA GCGAGCGCAACGGAAAACTTATTGGAAATCCG ACAGGGGTAAGTACCTTTTATATCTTCCCAAAAGGACTTCAGGATCTTCTAATCTATACAAAGGAGAAGTACAACGATCCACTAATTTACATTACAGAGAATG GCATGGGTGATGCCAATAACGTGACAACTAAAGAAGGAGTCAAGGACTATCTGAGAATTTATTTCTACCGTCGCCACCTTGGGGCTGTTCAAAATGCCATCAA AGCTGGAGTGAAGGCGAAAGGGTTCTTCGCATGGGCATTTATAGACAACTTTGAATGGGGATCTGGTTATACCATAAGGTATGGACTGGGCTATGTTGATTACCGCGATGGCCTCAAAAGATACCCAAAGCGCTCAGCATTTTGGTTTAAGAAGTTCAATCTCAAGTAG
- the LOC131334269 gene encoding beta-glucosidase 12-like isoform X1: protein MALQGYHFWGVLLVLMIKYSWAHDSVATEVSSSYNRTSFPADFVFGTGSSAYQFEGAWKEGGKGPSIYDIFTHKYPDKIANRSNGDVAVDFYHRYKEDVQLMKFMGMDAFRFSISWARILPRGKLSGRVNKEGVAFYNNLINELISNGLKPFITLFHWDLPQALEDEYGGFLSPRIVADFADFAELCYKEFGDRVKHWITLNEPWTFVYLGYDLGSLAPGRCSAWMNNDCPAGDSATEPYIVGHHMLLSHGAAAKVYKEKFQVSQKGQIGITLICQWVLPYSNSKLNDKAAQRALDFTYGWFMTPLTYGEYPETMRSIVGKRLPEFTPEQVTLVKGSCDFIGLNYYTGFYAINVPVANTVNVSYGNDMLAILTSERNGKLIGNPTGVSTFYIFPKGLQDLLIYTKEKYNDPLIYITENGMGDANNVTTKEGVKDYLRIYFYRRHLGAVQNAIKAGVKAKGFFAWAFIDNFEWGSGYTIRYGLGYVDYRDGLKRYPKRSAFWFKKFNLK from the exons ATGGCACTTCAAGGCTATCATTTCTGGGGAGTACTCTTAGTCCTGATGATCAAGTACTCATGGGCTCATGACTCAGTAGCGACTGAGGTCTCCTCTTCTTATAACCGTACTAGCTTTCCAGCTGATTTTGTGTTTGGAACTGGCTCGTCTGCCTAccag TTTGAAGGTGCTTGGAAAGAAGGTGGCAAAGGTCCAAGTATATATGACATTTTCACCCACAAGTATCCAG ATAAAATTGCCAATCGAAGCAACGGAGACGTAGCCGTCGATTTTTATCACCGTTATAAG GAAGATGTACAGCTAATGAAGTTTATGGGAATGGATGCTTTCAGATTCTCAATCTCATGGGCAAGAATTCTACCTC GTGGGAAGTTAAGCGGAAGAGTGAACAAGGAAGGGGTTGCCTTCTACAACAATCTCATCAATGAACTCATATCAAATG GTTTGAAACCCTTCATCACATTGTTTCATTGGGATCTTCCCCAAGCCCTTGAAGATGAGTATGGTGGCTTCTTGAGCCCTCGCATTGT GGCCGATTTTGCGGATTTTGCAGAGCTTTGCTACAAAGAATTTGGGGATAGGGTAAAGCATTGGATCACGTTGAATGAGCCATGGACATTCGTTTATCTAGGCTATGACCTTGGGTCCCTCGCACCGGGTCGTTGCTCGGCCTGGATGAACAATGATTGCCCCGCCGGAGATTCGGCCACTGAACCTTATATAGTGGGCCACCACATGCTTCTCTCTCACGGAGCTGCAGCTAAAGTTTACAAAGAGAAATTTCAG GTATCTCAAAAGGGCCAGATTGGGATTACACTTATATGTCAATGGGTTCTTCCATACTCCAATTCAAAACTTAATGACAAAGCAGCTCAGCGGGCCCTCGATTTCACATATGGATG GTTTATGACCCCATTAACCTACGGTGAATACCCAGAAACTATGCGTTCGATTGTCGGAAAAAGGTTACCAGAATTTACTCCTGAGCAAGTTACACTGGTGAAGGGTTCCTGCGATTTCATCGGATTAAATTACTACACCGGATTTTATGCAATTAATGTTCCTGTTGCTAATACAGTCAATGTTAGCTACGGAAATGATATGCTCGCTATTCTTACAA GCGAGCGCAACGGAAAACTTATTGGAAATCCG ACAGGGGTAAGTACCTTTTATATCTTCCCAAAAGGACTTCAGGATCTTCTAATCTATACAAAGGAGAAGTACAACGATCCACTAATTTACATTACAGAGAATG GCATGGGTGATGCCAATAACGTGACAACTAAAGAAGGAGTCAAGGACTATCTGAGAATTTATTTCTACCGTCGCCACCTTGGGGCTGTTCAAAATGCCATCAA AGCTGGAGTGAAGGCGAAAGGGTTCTTCGCATGGGCATTTATAGACAACTTTGAATGGGGATCTGGTTATACCATAAGGTATGGACTGGGCTATGTTGATTACCGCGATGGCCTCAAAAGATACCCAAAGCGCTCAGCATTTTGGTTTAAGAAGTTCAATCTCAAGTAG